The following are from one region of the Biomphalaria glabrata chromosome 12, xgBioGlab47.1, whole genome shotgun sequence genome:
- the LOC106069928 gene encoding uncharacterized protein LOC106069928, which yields MKSAKIGQLTPISDRLLPTDRSDPHKALSQPPGGVQQAWLCRGDQILVEDGGGEYNCLGVCHKVNSPDNEIGTRGGHEKQGGYSRLDSQCGHDRLNTQCGHDRQLLNETDIHTKLIHDDINDDNVHLFKRCDTNTLSHQDEHVENEKYKTINIEDYKLIQAKLDPKLSESDSVGIKERDLITNVSKINTNLATNAELSKDNNTDKVSNIHSDILKDISLEITHSELVQDLIAEITPQATSECNREFDLKRIVVAKPDRGVSPQNFSDTCFKPDSLNTSSPRYPEPGFETNSDPQCPPQSRLCERQCACKESSVRNSAPPRTNQIYIDSQNDRAHFKFVSAQSYQENSQRHRNRRPCSFTSSLCNTNIESSTESSELDNWSRFIHSRRNAQQSGRLEQFKMSSQEKVYINNSRDSKSPSSSEVSVACSCHSKRNEQILSVCRQDLHDKRLSHQYLNSSITGHKYPFIFSDTGVLDSPNVHSEMIFNAAKSKERPNPESIPGELAPHPIHHYYNKSSMFQPVVREHNSSFTSNMGEKKKNKDFDLSIFIPLAQMKCPFSKLSDSSEQPFNRQHSTKYQQFSSQDNWEEHTLLRAPEAVNYLLAQRLEPGVSSSVYTSFSQSTLIQHLTCGHRRISFSPVSLLWAFLSVLVAATCLLSFLTPFWAVHPDHIHSFGLLNLCVRDQRFSHPRSICVNFGYQQLYSYRNLNNETEIFPYVVDTPRIDITRIPSGAWQAACLLFGAGVSVQILGAAVSLVVLTLSEPWHRRVAMTNGYVQTVGVLLLLSGLVLYPIGFSSPFFSYFCDSTRAFRTGHCAMGWSYITAVMATALSIFCPVISNFAEAQMNKEKPVARLLETARLRV from the coding sequence ATGAAATCCGCCAAGATTGGTCAGTTGACGCCCATTTCCGATCGATTGTTACCAACTGATCGATCAGACCCCCACAAAGCGCTGTCGCAGCCCCCTGGTGGCGTACAGCAAGCCTGGTTGTGTCGCGGTGACCAAATTCTGGTGGAAGATGGCGGGGGAGAGTACAATTGTCTTGGCGTTTGTCACAAAGTGAACTCTCCTGACAATGAGATAGGTACACGCGGTGGACATGAGAAGCAAGGTGGATATTCTCGATTAGATAGTCAATGTGGACATGATAGACTAAATACTCAATGTGGACATGATAGGCAGCTTCTCAAcgagacagacatacatacaaagCTCATTCATGATGACATCAATGATGACAATGTACATCTCTTTAAAAGATGTGATACAAACACTCTCAGCCATCAAGATGAACATGTTGAAAACGagaaatataaaactataaacATAGAAGACTATAAACTGATACAAGCAAAACTTGATCCAAAATTATCAGAATCTGATTCAGTAGGCATCAAAGAAAGGGATTTGATTACAAATGTatctaaaataaatacaaacttaGCTACCAATGCTGAGCTTTCAAAAGATAATAATACTGACAAAGTTTCAAATATTCATTCAGATATTTTGAAGGATATCAGTTTAGAAATTACCCATTCAGAGCTGGTGCAAGATTTAATTGCTGAAATTACTCCACAGGCTACTTCAGAATGTAACAGAGAGTTTGATCTTAAGAGAATAGTCGTTGCAAAACCGGACAGAGGCGTATCCCCACAAAATTTTAGCGACACTTGTTTCAAACCCGACTCTTTGAATACAAGTTCCCCGCGATATCCAGAGCCAGGTTTTGAAACCAACAGTGATCCGCAATGTCCACCTCAGTCTCGACTGTGTGAAAGACAATGTGCCTGCAAAGAATCTTCTGTTCGCAACTCTGCTCCGCCTAGAACAAATCAGATTTACATTGACAGCCAAAACGACAGAGCTCATTTCAAGTTCGTCTCAGCACAAAGCTATCAAGAAAACTCTCAGCGGCATCGCAATCGCCGTCCATGTTCATTCACATCATctttgtgtaatacaaatatcGAATCTAGCACAGAATCTTCCGAGTTGGACAACTGGAGCCGGTTTATACATAGCAGACGAAATGCCCAACAATCGGGCCGTTTAGAACAGTTCAAGATGTCTAGTCAGGAGAAAGTGTACATCAACAATTCTAGAGATTCCAAATCACCGTCCTCCAGCGAAGTCTCCGTGGCGTGCTCCTGTCACTCTAAGAGGAACGAGCAAATCCTGTCAGTGTGTCGTCAAGATCTTCACGACAAAAGATTGTCTCATCAGTACTTGAACAGTTCCATCACTGGACACAAATACCCATTTATTTTCTCCGACACAGGAGTTCTGGATTCTCCAAACGTTCATTCAGAAATGATATTCAACGCAgcaaaaagtaaagaaagaccTAATCCGGAAAGTATCCCGGGAGAACTAGCTCCACATCCTATACATCATTATTACAATAAAAGTTCCATGTTTCAACCTGTTGTCAGGGAACATAACTCAAGTTTTACAAGCAACATgggagagaagaagaaaaacaaagattttgatttatcCATTTTCATTCCACTGGCACAAATGAAGTGCCCTTTCAGCAAACTCTCTGACTCCTCTGAGCAACCTTTCAACAGGCAGCACTCCACTAAATATCAACAGTTCAGTAGCCAAGACAACTGGGAAGAGCACACGCTGCTACGAGCTCCAGAGGCCGTCAATTATCTTTTAGCTCAGCGTTTGGAGCCTGGAGTGTCCAGCTCGGTGTACACCTCTTTCAGCCAAAGTACACTCATCCAACATCTAACTTGTGGTCATAGGCGGATTAGTTTTTCCCCCGTGTCGCTTCTGTGGGCGTTCCTTTCTGTCCTCGTGGCTGCTACTTGCCTGTTAAGTTTCCTGACGCCTTTCTGGGCAGTACATCCTGACCACATTCATTCCTTTGGTCTCCTGAATCTCTGCGTCAGAGATCAACGGTTCTCACATCCTAGGTCTATCTGCGTTAACTTCGGTTATCAACAGCTGTACTCTTATCGTAACCTGAACAACGAAACGGAAATTTTCCCCTACGTCGTGGACACGCCTCGCATCGATATTACTAGAATTCCTTCAGGGGCGTGGCAGGCAGCATGCTTGCTGTTCGGTGCTGGGGTGAGTGTCCAGATACTGGGTGCCGCTGTCTCCCTGGTGGTTCTGACTTTATCTGAGCCTTGGCACCGTAGAGTCGCTATGACTAATGGATACGTACAAACAGTTGGAG